A window of the Gossypium hirsutum isolate 1008001.06 chromosome A03, Gossypium_hirsutum_v2.1, whole genome shotgun sequence genome harbors these coding sequences:
- the LOC107886032 gene encoding G-type lectin S-receptor-like serine/threonine-protein kinase At1g34300 → MMVKQMSLSFFLFLYLFTSFFIASSATISLGSSITPSSPPLTWRSSNSTFSISFIPSASSNSLLAAITYAGGVPIWTAGNGTTVDSAGSLRLLSNGALHLVNGSGAVVWDSGTANQGVSSASLEDSGELRLLGNGSSVVWSSFDHPTDTIVPTQNFTVGRVLRSGLYTFYLQRSGNLTLRWNDSIVYWTKGLNSSFDANLTSPSLGLQTIGILNLFDPSLSTGAIMAYSSDYAEGSNILRFLRLDEDGNLRIYSSSQGSGTITPRWSAVLDQCDVFGYCGNMGICSYNDTSPICGCPSENFELVDVNDRRQGCKRKREIEDCPGSAAMLELDHAEFLTYSPELSSQVFFIGISACRLNCLIGASCLASTSLSDGSGICYLKTNEFVSGYQSASLPSTSYVKVCGPILPNPSPSADNVGNGSGWRVHGWVVVVVIVATVLVLIALEGSLWWWCCRNSPKFGGLSAQYALLEYASGAPIQFSYKELQRSTKGFKDKLGAGGFGAVYKGVLANRTVMAVKQLEGIEQGEKQFRMEVATISSTHHLNLVRLIGFCSEGRHRLLVYEFMKNGSLDNFLFTTEEHSGKMLSWEYRYNVALGTARGITYLHEECRDCIVHCDIKPENILLDENFNAKVSDFGLAKLINPKDHRYRTLTSVRGTRGYLAPEWLANLPITSKSDVYSYGMVLLEIVSGRRNFDVSADTNRKKFSVWAYEEFEKGNIEGIVDKKLGSQDVDMEQITRAIQVSFWCIQEQPSHRPMMGKVVQMLEGITDIERPPAPKAATEGSISGTSINVSSNISAFSTFAASAPAPSSSSSLQTVGISPLASGRISSEKQSSSLIQPDMKC, encoded by the coding sequence ATGATGGTGAAACAAATGAGCCTCTCTTTCTTTCTATTCCTTTACCTCTTCACTTCCTTCTTTATTGCTTCATCGGCCACAATCTCGTTAGGCTCCTCCATCACCCCCTCATCCCCACCTCTAACATGGCGCTCTTCCAATTCCACTTTCTCCATTTCCTTCATTCCCTCTGCTTCTTCCAACTCTCTCCTCGCTGCCATCACGTATGCAGGTGGGGTTCCTATTTGGACTGCTGGAAATGGCACCACCGTTGACTCTGCTGGTTCCCTCCGTTTACTCTCCAACGGAGCTCTTCACCTTGTCAATGGTTCTGGCGCTGTCGTTTGGGACTCTGGCACTGCCAACCAGGGTGTTTCCTCTGCTTCCTTGGAAGACTCCGGGGAACTCCGGCTATTGGGCAATGGCAGTTCTGTAGTTTGGTCTTCATTTGACCATCCAACGGATACCATCGTTCCGACTCAGAATTTCACTGTTGGCAGAGTTCTAAGATCTGGGTTGTATACCTTTTATCTTCAAAGGTCAGGGAATTTAACTTTGAGATGGAATGATAGTATTGTTTATTGGACCAAAGGGTTGAATTCTTCTTTTGATGCAAATTTAACTTCACCGAGTTTAGGGTTGCAAACTATTGGTATTTTGAATCTGTTTGATCCTAGTTTGAGTACTGGGGCAATTATGGCTTACAGTAGTGATTATGCAGAAGGAAGTAATATTTTGAGGTTTTTAAGGTTAGATGAGGATGGGAATCTAAGGATTTATAGTTCTTCTCAAGGTAGTGGGACTATAACTCCGAGATGGTCCGCAGTTTTAGATCAGTGTGATGTTTTTGGTTACTGTGGGAATATGGGAATTTGTAGTTATAATGATACGAGCCCAATTTGCGGGTGTCCTTCAGAGAATTTTGAGCTGGTGGATGTGAATGATAGGAGGCAAGGGTGTAAGAGGAAAAGGGAGATAGAGGATTGTCCAGGGAGTGCTGCTATGTTGGAACTGGATCATGCTGAATTTTTGACTTACTCGCCTGAGTTGTCTTCTCAGGTTTTCTTTATTGGGATATCAGCTTGTAGATTGAATTGTCTTATCGGCGCTTCTTGTCTTGCTTCCACTTCTTTGTCGGATGGATCAGGGATCTGTTACTTGAAAACTAATGAGTTTGTGAGTGGGTATCAGAGTGCATCACTTCCTAGTACTTCTTATGTTAAGGTTTGTGGACCAATATTACCAAACCCATCTCCTTCTGCGGATAATGTAGGGAATGGGAGTGGTTGGAGGGTGCATGGCTGGGTTGTAGTGGTTGTGATTGTGGCTACCGTGTTGGTTTTGATTGCATTGGAAGGCAGTTTATGGTGGTGGTGCTGCAGAAACAGTCCCAAATTTGGGGGTCTATCAGCTCAATATGCTCTTCTCGAGTATGCGTCTGGTGCTCCTATTCAGTTCTCATATAAGGAGCTTCAGCGCTCAACCAAGGGATTTAAGGACAAGCTTGGAGCCGGAGGGTTTGGGGCTGTATATAAAGGAGTTCTTGCTAACAGAACTGTTATGGCAGTGAAGCAACTAGAAGGTATTGAGCAGGGTGAAAAGCAGTTTAGAATGGAGGTTGCAACCATCAGTAGCACCCACCATTTAAACTTGGTGAGATTGATTGGTTTTTGCTCTGAGGGCCGTCACAGGCTTTTAGTTTACGAGTTTATGAAAAATGGGTCTCTAGATAACTTCCTTTTTACCACAGAAGAGCACTCAGGAAAGATGTTGAGCTGGGAATACCGTTATAATGTTGCTCTTGGAACTGCAAGGGGAATCACATACCTTCATGAGGAGTGTAGGGACTGCATTGTTCATTGCGACATAAAGCCTGAGAACATTCTCTTGGATGAAAATTTCAATGCCAAAGTGTCAGATTTCGGACTTGCCAAACTTATAAATCCCAAGGACCATAGATACCGAACATTGACAAGTGTTAGGGGGACAAGGGGCTATTTGGCACCTGAATGGCTTGCAAACCTTCCAATAACTTCAAAATCTGATGTTTATAGTTATGGGATGGTCTTGTTGGAGATAGTGAGTGGAAGAAGGAATTTTGATGTTTCAGCGGACACAAATAGGAAAAAGTTCTCTGTGTGGGCTTATGAAGAGTTTGAGAAGGGTAATATAGAGGGCATTGTTGATAAAAAACTTGGTAGTCAAGATGTGGACATGGAGCAAATAACTAGGGCAATTCAGGTTAGTTTCTGGTGCATCCAGGAACAGCCTTCTCATCGGCCAATGATGGGAAAAGTGGTTCAGATGCTGGAAGGAATCACAGATATTGAGAGACCGCCAGCACCAAAAGCTGCCACCGAAGGTTCTATAAGCGGAACCAGCATAAACGTGAGCAGTAATATCAGCGCTTTCTCAACTTTTGCTGCTTCCGCCCCAGCTCcctcatcatcatcttcattgcAAACAGTTGGGATTTCTCCCTTAGCTTCAGGAAGGATTTCTTCAGAAAAGCAGTCATCATCCCTGATACAGCCTGACATGAAATGCTAA